One genomic region from Pseudomonas hormoni encodes:
- the lptF gene encoding LPS export ABC transporter permease LptF codes for MIVFRYLSREVLLTLSAVSAVLLVIIMSGRFIKYLAQAAAGLLDPGSLFLIMGFRLPGFLQLILPLGLFLGILLAYGRLYLESEMTVLSATGMSQQRLFTMTLFPATLVALVVAWLSLSLAPQGANQFQLLLNKQDALTEFDTLEPGRFQALRDGTRVTYTETLSDDRIHLGGVFISQKNVSSDKKDRGISVLVAEKGRQEIRPDGNRYLILDNGYRYDGNPGQANYRAIKYEEYGVLLPKPDVSDEVTDRDAMPTSSLLGSDDLRSRTELQWRLSLPLLVFIVTLMAVPLSRVNPRQGRFLKLLPAILLYMAYLSILIAARGALEKGKIPPALGLWWVHAIFLVIGLGLLYWEPLQLKRASRRSALEVARG; via the coding sequence TTGATTGTCTTCCGTTATCTGTCCCGCGAAGTCCTGTTGACCTTGAGCGCCGTCAGCGCCGTGCTGCTGGTCATCATCATGAGCGGGCGCTTCATCAAATACCTCGCCCAGGCGGCTGCCGGCCTTCTGGATCCGGGCTCGCTGTTCCTGATCATGGGGTTTCGTCTGCCGGGCTTTTTGCAACTGATCCTGCCGCTGGGCCTGTTCCTCGGGATTCTGCTGGCCTACGGTCGCCTGTACCTCGAAAGCGAAATGACCGTGCTGTCGGCCACCGGCATGAGCCAGCAACGCCTGTTCACCATGACGCTGTTTCCGGCCACGCTGGTTGCGCTGGTGGTGGCGTGGCTAAGCCTGAGTCTGGCGCCACAAGGGGCCAATCAGTTCCAGTTGTTGCTGAACAAGCAGGACGCCCTGACCGAGTTCGATACCCTTGAGCCCGGGCGCTTCCAGGCTCTGCGCGACGGAACCCGGGTGACCTACACCGAAACGCTGTCGGATGACCGCATCCACCTCGGCGGTGTGTTCATTTCGCAAAAGAACGTCTCGTCCGACAAGAAGGATCGCGGCATTTCCGTGCTGGTGGCCGAGAAGGGCCGTCAGGAAATCCGCCCCGACGGTAACCGCTACCTGATTCTCGACAATGGCTATCGCTATGACGGCAACCCGGGGCAGGCCAACTACCGAGCAATCAAGTACGAAGAGTACGGCGTATTGCTGCCTAAACCGGACGTGAGCGACGAAGTCACCGACCGTGATGCAATGCCCACCAGTTCCTTGCTCGGCAGCGACGACCTGCGGTCCCGCACCGAACTGCAATGGCGTCTGTCGTTGCCGTTGCTGGTCTTCATCGTGACCTTGATGGCGGTGCCGCTGTCGCGGGTCAACCCGCGCCAGGGCCGTTTCCTCAAGCTGCTGCCGGCGATTCTTCTTTATATGGCTTACCTGAGCATCCTGATTGCCGCTCGCGGCGCCCTTGAAAAGGGCAAGATCCCGCCTGCTCTGGGTCTGTGGTGGGTTCACGCGATTTTCCTGGTCATCGGCCTGGGACTGCTCTATTGGGAACCCCTGCAGTTGAAGCGGGCAAGTCGCCGCAGCGCGCTGGAGGTGGCCCGTGGTTAA